In a single window of the Flavobacterium sp. W4I14 genome:
- a CDS encoding putative GH43/DUF377 family glycosyl hydrolase (product_source=COG2152; cleavage_site_network=SignalP-noTM; cog=COG2152; superfamily=75005), translating into MKKIIIAFFLFVSALKLSAQTINPVSAETMEKIYQEVKTPYKYGLVMVPEDKDHKMDCPTVFRKGKYWYMTYLIFSGRGYETWLAKSKDLLHWENQGKLMSFGDAGHWDDNQKAGYNALLDTKWGGSYGVNQFDVKYWMSYFGGKEKGYEVEPLSIGMAYTTKDPSMIQEWNRLDKPVLTSRDADVRWWENRNKLFKSTVIEDKQKLTGHRFVMYYNAVGDSLANNKKTRWYERIGMAVSDDMVHWQRFHKNPVVHHPVGITGDAVIQNINGTWVMFYFGAFWQDRKGSFNRFAASNDLVNWADWTGDNLIESSEKYDELYAHKSFVLKYKGTVYHFYCAVNKLDQRGIAVATSKDLGKSKVNFVSETKK; encoded by the coding sequence ATGAAAAAGATAATCATCGCATTTTTCCTTTTTGTAAGTGCATTAAAATTAAGTGCTCAAACCATTAATCCTGTTTCAGCCGAAACCATGGAAAAGATTTATCAGGAAGTAAAAACGCCTTATAAATATGGCTTGGTAATGGTCCCTGAAGATAAAGACCATAAAATGGATTGCCCAACGGTTTTTAGAAAAGGCAAATATTGGTACATGACCTACCTTATTTTTAGCGGTCGTGGTTACGAAACCTGGCTGGCAAAAAGTAAGGATTTATTACATTGGGAAAATCAGGGCAAACTGATGTCGTTTGGCGATGCTGGCCATTGGGACGATAACCAAAAGGCAGGTTATAATGCTTTATTGGATACCAAATGGGGCGGAAGTTATGGCGTAAATCAGTTCGATGTTAAATATTGGATGTCGTATTTCGGAGGTAAGGAAAAAGGTTACGAAGTGGAACCTTTATCTATCGGAATGGCTTATACCACGAAAGACCCATCAATGATTCAAGAATGGAACAGGCTTGATAAACCTGTTTTGACTTCGCGTGATGCAGATGTACGTTGGTGGGAAAACCGGAACAAACTTTTTAAAAGTACAGTAATTGAAGATAAACAAAAATTAACCGGACATCGGTTTGTAATGTACTACAATGCTGTCGGCGATTCTTTGGCAAACAATAAAAAAACACGCTGGTACGAACGGATCGGCATGGCAGTTTCTGATGACATGGTTCATTGGCAGCGGTTCCATAAAAATCCTGTTGTTCATCACCCCGTGGGTATTACAGGAGATGCTGTAATTCAAAACATTAATGGAACCTGGGTAATGTTTTACTTTGGCGCCTTTTGGCAAGATAGAAAGGGTTCATTTAATCGCTTTGCTGCCTCAAATGACCTGGTAAACTGGGCCGATTGGACCGGTGATAACCTGATTGAGTCGTCAGAGAAATACGATGAATTATACGCACATAAATCTTTCGTACTGAAATACAAAGGCACGGTGT
- a CDS encoding alpha-L-rhamnosidase (product_source=KO:K05989; cleavage_site_network=SignalP-TM; ko=KO:K05989; pfam=PF05592,PF08531,PF17389,PF17390; superfamily=48208,49265,49785) — MSKFVIFSWLYLLSIPLFAQDIKVAQLDCAYRNNPIGIDVLSPSLSWKLQSAKHNIMQTGYQIVASSSLSNLNKNIGDVWDTQKVNSGQSLQIKYKGKKLLSGKTYYWKVRVWDNFGNKSAWSASAFWRMGLLSTADWKGAKWIAYEKLADSNVNSLPTDGKKDKYIGNNILPMFRKGFTVTKTIKKATAFISGLGHFEMSLNGAKVGDDFLAPGWTKYDKEALYLTYDLTKQLKKGENAIGVMLGNGFYYIPPVKERYRKLKVAYGYPKMICRLLIEYTDGTSANIISNQSWKTAPSPITFSSIYGGEDYNANLEQKGWNLAGFNDNKWKSSLLIDGPKLNAQKEEPVKIFENFSPQNINPVANGEWVYDMGQNASAIIELKVRGKKGDTVRITPAELLKEDGSVTQKNIGSPSYFTYILKGDGLEIWRPKFFYTGFRYLQVKGAVPSGKTNPSGKSVIEVLKALHIRNGAEQVGKFSSSNELFNKTFSLIDWAIKSNMVSVFTDCPHREKLGWLEELHLMGSSVRYNYNAAPLFKKALQDMKNSQLASGLIPEIAPEYVKFEWGGDMFRDSPEWGSSGILMPWYLYQWYGDKQAMVDYYPMMQRYIDYLGTKANNHILAQGLGDWYDLGPKPPGVSQLTPMGVTGTAIYYYDLTILEKMATLLGKKADAIAYAKLAIEVKNAFNDKFFDTKSKQYATGSQTANAMAVYMELVEEKHKNAVIENLVKDIRDRKNSLTAGDIGYRYVLRVLEDAGKSDVIFDMNSRSDVPGYGMQLAKGATALTESWAALPTVSNNHFMLGHLMEWLYSGVGGIRQAENSIAFNHIKIEPEVVGDFTSADVRYNSPYGKISSKWEKTDQTFTLEVNIPVNTKATVYFPVLPKYEISEENNSAFTDAGIEAGKAKVALGSGYYKFNLKYK, encoded by the coding sequence ATGAGCAAATTTGTAATATTTTCTTGGCTTTATCTGTTAAGCATTCCGCTTTTTGCGCAAGATATTAAGGTTGCTCAATTGGATTGTGCGTATCGGAATAATCCTATTGGTATTGATGTTCTTTCACCAAGTTTGAGCTGGAAACTGCAATCAGCTAAACACAATATCATGCAAACAGGCTATCAGATCGTAGCTTCTAGCAGTTTAAGCAATTTAAATAAAAATATTGGGGATGTTTGGGATACCCAAAAAGTAAACTCAGGTCAATCGTTACAGATTAAATATAAAGGTAAAAAGTTATTATCAGGCAAAACCTATTATTGGAAAGTCCGTGTTTGGGATAATTTTGGAAATAAATCTGCCTGGAGTGCTTCGGCCTTTTGGCGAATGGGATTGCTCAGCACAGCGGACTGGAAAGGTGCAAAATGGATTGCTTACGAAAAACTGGCAGATTCTAACGTAAATAGTCTGCCAACGGATGGTAAAAAAGACAAATACATTGGCAATAACATCTTGCCAATGTTCCGCAAAGGGTTTACCGTAACGAAGACAATTAAAAAAGCCACAGCTTTTATTTCTGGTTTAGGCCATTTTGAAATGAGTTTAAACGGCGCGAAGGTTGGTGATGATTTTTTAGCACCCGGCTGGACGAAGTATGATAAAGAGGCCTTGTACCTGACTTATGATTTAACTAAACAGCTCAAGAAAGGCGAAAATGCAATCGGAGTGATGCTGGGCAATGGTTTTTATTATATTCCTCCAGTTAAAGAAAGGTATAGAAAATTAAAAGTGGCTTATGGTTATCCGAAAATGATCTGCAGGCTGTTAATCGAATATACGGATGGAACTTCAGCGAATATCATCAGTAACCAAAGTTGGAAAACCGCGCCATCACCCATAACTTTTTCAAGCATTTATGGCGGTGAAGATTACAATGCCAACCTCGAGCAAAAAGGATGGAATTTAGCAGGTTTTAACGACAACAAATGGAAGTCATCACTACTGATTGATGGTCCGAAGCTAAATGCACAGAAAGAAGAACCTGTAAAGATTTTCGAAAATTTTTCACCTCAAAATATTAACCCGGTTGCCAATGGCGAATGGGTTTATGATATGGGCCAGAACGCTTCTGCAATTATCGAATTGAAAGTACGGGGTAAAAAAGGAGATACGGTCCGCATTACCCCCGCCGAACTATTAAAAGAAGATGGTTCGGTAACACAAAAAAATATCGGCAGCCCATCTTATTTTACCTACATTTTAAAAGGGGATGGTTTGGAAATCTGGCGTCCTAAATTCTTTTATACAGGCTTTCGTTACCTCCAGGTTAAAGGAGCAGTTCCGAGCGGTAAGACAAATCCATCTGGCAAATCAGTCATCGAAGTTCTAAAAGCCTTGCACATCCGAAATGGCGCTGAGCAGGTAGGTAAGTTTTCATCCTCGAACGAGTTGTTCAATAAAACTTTCAGCCTGATCGATTGGGCGATCAAAAGTAACATGGTGAGTGTTTTTACCGATTGTCCACACCGTGAAAAATTGGGCTGGTTAGAGGAATTGCATTTAATGGGCAGTTCTGTACGGTACAATTATAATGCTGCGCCGCTTTTCAAAAAGGCATTACAGGACATGAAAAACTCGCAATTGGCTAGTGGTTTGATTCCTGAAATTGCACCTGAGTATGTAAAATTTGAATGGGGTGGCGATATGTTCCGCGATTCGCCTGAATGGGGCAGCAGTGGTATTTTAATGCCATGGTATTTATATCAGTGGTATGGCGATAAACAGGCTATGGTTGATTATTACCCAATGATGCAGCGCTACATCGATTATTTGGGCACCAAAGCAAATAACCACATTTTAGCTCAGGGTTTAGGCGATTGGTATGATCTGGGGCCAAAACCGCCCGGCGTTTCTCAGTTAACACCAATGGGCGTTACGGGCACCGCCATTTATTATTATGATTTAACAATTTTAGAAAAGATGGCAACGCTTCTGGGCAAAAAGGCTGATGCAATAGCCTATGCGAAACTTGCCATTGAAGTAAAAAATGCCTTCAACGATAAATTCTTTGATACAAAAAGCAAACAATATGCAACAGGATCTCAAACTGCAAATGCAATGGCGGTTTATATGGAACTGGTTGAAGAAAAGCATAAAAACGCAGTAATCGAGAATTTGGTTAAAGATATCAGAGATCGTAAAAACAGTTTAACAGCAGGCGATATAGGTTATCGTTATGTGTTGCGCGTTTTAGAAGATGCCGGTAAATCGGATGTGATTTTTGATATGAACAGCCGTTCGGATGTACCTGGTTATGGCATGCAGCTGGCCAAGGGGGCAACGGCTTTAACCGAATCGTGGGCCGCTTTACCAACCGTATCCAACAATCATTTTATGCTCGGGCACTTAATGGAATGGCTGTATAGTGGTGTTGGCGGGATCCGTCAGGCAGAAAATTCAATTGCTTTTAACCATATTAAAATCGAGCCCGAAGTGGTGGGCGATTTCACCTCAGCTGATGTGCGTTACAATTCTCCTTATGGCAAAATTTCGTCCAAATGGGAAAAAACAGACCAGACGTTTACACTGGAGGTAAATATCCCGGTAAATACAAAAGCAACAGTTTATTTTCCGGTTTTGCCGAAATATGAAATCTCCGAAGAAAACAATTCGGCGTTTACAGATGCTGGAATAGAAGCTGGGAAAGCTAAGGTTGCCTTAGGATCAGGTTATTATAAGTTTAATTTAAAGTACAAATGA